A stretch of the Nicotiana tabacum cultivar K326 chromosome 6, ASM71507v2, whole genome shotgun sequence genome encodes the following:
- the LOC107777349 gene encoding thioredoxin-like 1-2, chloroplastic, translating into MACSLKTGFSVTGSCDCFFNNTNKGFSVRSSVGALKITALTPKEFLGKSLAVSNQIGSNHWNAKAPKPISINAQASICISKAQRWWEKTLKPNMVEIHSAKELVDSLLNAGDKLVIIDFYSPGCGGCRTLHPKICQLADSNPDAIFLKVNYEELKAMCHALRIHVLPFFRFYRGAEGKLCSFSCTNATIKKFKDALGKYGTDRCSLGPAKGLDESELLALASIGQLSRNQSLDYSIKDGLENFVLSGVDLSSNFDKNLGLKESNELLMA; encoded by the exons ATGGCTTGTTCGTTGAAAACTGGATTTTCTGTTACTGGTTCCTGCGATTGCTTTTTCAACAACACAAACAAAGGCTTTTCTGTTCGCTCTTCGGTTGGGGCTCTAAAAATTACAGCTTTAACACCCAAAGAATTTCTGGGCAAATCTTTGGCTGTATCGAATCAGATTGGTTCGAACCATTGGAATGCTAAAGCTCCAAAACCCATCTCCATTAAT GCACAAGCATCAATATGTATAAGCAAAGCTCAAAGATGGTGggaaaaaaccctaaaacccaACATGGTAGAAATCCATTCAGCAAAAGAGCTTGTTGATTCATTGTTAAATGCTGGGGACAAATTGGTCATTATTGACTTTTATTCCCCTGGTTGTGGTGGTTGCAGGACTTTACATCCTAAG ATATGTCAACTGGCTGATTCAAACCCAGATGCAATTTTTCTCAAAGTAAACTATGAAGAACTCAAAGCCATGTGTCATGCTCTTAGAATTCATGTTTTACCCTTCTTTAGATTTTATAGGGGTGCAGAAGGCAAACTTTGTAGCTTCAGCTGTACTAATGCAACA ATCAAGAAATTCAAAGATGCATTAGGGAAGTATGGGACTGATAGGTGTAGTCTTGGTCCAGCAAAAGGACTCGATGAATCCGAGCTGTTAGCTTTAGCCTCAATTGGTCAATTATCAAGAAATCAATCCTTGGATTATTCAATAAAGGATGGATTGGAAAATTTTGTGCTATCAGGGGTGGATCTATCCAGCAATTTTGATAAAAATCTGGGGCTGAAAGAAAGCAACGAGTTGTTGATGGCCTAA